From a single Fusobacterium ulcerans ATCC 49185 genomic region:
- the rpsH gene encoding 30S ribosomal protein S8 translates to MYLTDPIADMLTRIRNANAVMHEKVDIPHSTLKDKIAEILKEEGYIANYKVVTDGNKKSIRVYLKYDGKDRIIKGIKRISKPGRRVYSSVEDMPRVLSGLGIAIVSTSKGIVTDRVARRENVGGEILAFVW, encoded by the coding sequence ATGTATTTAACAGATCCAATCGCTGATATGTTAACAAGAATCAGAAATGCAAATGCAGTAATGCATGAAAAAGTAGATATACCTCATTCAACTTTAAAAGACAAAATAGCTGAAATTCTTAAGGAAGAAGGTTACATTGCAAATTATAAAGTTGTTACTGATGGGAACAAAAAAAGTATAAGAGTGTACTTAAAATATGATGGTAAAGACAGAATTATCAAAGGAATCAAAAGAATTTCTAAACCAGGTAGAAGAGTGTATTCTTCAGTTGAAGATATGCCAAGAGTTTTATCAGGACTAGGAATTGCAATCGTATCCACTTCTAAGGGAATCGTTACTGACAGAGTAGCTAGAAGAGAAAACGTAGGTGGAGAAATACTTGCATTTGTTTGGTAA
- the rplF gene encoding 50S ribosomal protein L6 has translation MSRVGKKPIVVPSGVEVTVNGNEVTVKGPKGTLKKEFNKELVIKHAKEEKHHESLNEIVIERPNDLPEVRAIHGTTRALLNNMVIGVSEGFKKTLNLVGVGYRAAEKGKGLELSLGYSHPVIIDEIPGIKFTVEKNTTIHIEGIEKEVVGQVAANIRAKRPPEPYKGKGVKYSDEVIRRKEGKKS, from the coding sequence ATGTCAAGAGTAGGTAAAAAACCTATTGTTGTGCCTTCTGGAGTTGAAGTTACAGTTAATGGAAATGAAGTTACTGTAAAAGGTCCTAAAGGTACTTTAAAAAAAGAATTTAACAAAGAATTAGTAATAAAACATGCAAAAGAAGAAAAACATCATGAAAGTTTGAACGAAATCGTTATTGAAAGACCTAATGATTTACCAGAAGTTAGAGCTATACATGGAACAACTAGAGCTCTATTAAACAATATGGTAATAGGAGTTTCAGAAGGATTCAAGAAAACTTTAAACCTAGTAGGGGTTGGATACAGAGCTGCTGAAAAAGGAAAAGGATTAGAACTATCTTTAGGATATTCTCACCCTGTCATCATTGATGAGATTCCTGGAATCAAATTCACTGTAGAAAAAAATACTACTATTCATATTGAAGGAATTGAAAAAGAAGTAGTAGGTCAAGTAGCAGCTAATATTAGAGCTAAAAGACCACCTGAACCATACAAAGGAAAAGGTGTTAAATATTCTGATGAAGTTATTAGAAGAAAAGAAGGTAAAAAGTCGTAA
- the rplR gene encoding 50S ribosomal protein L18 — protein sequence MFKKVDRQAVRTRKHLSIRNKISGTADRPRLSVYRSNNNIFAQLIDDVNGVTLVSASTIDKELKANIANGGNVEAAKTVGKALAERATGKGITAIVFDRSGYKYTGRIAALAEAAREAGLSF from the coding sequence TTGTTTAAGAAGGTAGATAGACAAGCTGTAAGAACAAGAAAGCATTTATCAATCAGAAATAAAATTTCTGGTACAGCTGATAGACCAAGACTTTCTGTATATAGATCAAACAACAATATCTTTGCTCAATTAATCGACGATGTGAATGGAGTAACATTAGTTTCTGCATCTACAATAGATAAAGAATTAAAAGCAAATATTGCAAATGGTGGAAATGTTGAAGCTGCAAAAACTGTTGGTAAAGCGCTTGCAGAAAGAGCAACAGGAAAAGGGATAACAGCTATAGTATTTGATAGATCTGGGTATAAATACACAGGAAGAATAGCCGCTCTTGCAGAAGCAGCTAGAGAAGCAGGATTAAGCTTCTAA
- the rpsE gene encoding 30S ribosomal protein S5 — protein sequence MSKLANREEKQYQEKLLKISRVSKTTKGGRTISFSVLAAIGDGEGKIGLGLGKANGVPDAIKKAIASAKKNMVEVSLKGKTIPHEITGKWGATNLWMAPAYEGTGVIAGSAAREILELVGVHDILTKIKGSRNKHNVARATVEALKMLRSAEQIAAQRGKEVKDILS from the coding sequence TTGTCTAAGTTAGCAAATAGAGAAGAAAAACAATATCAAGAAAAATTATTGAAAATTTCAAGAGTTTCTAAGACAACTAAAGGAGGAAGAACAATATCTTTCTCAGTTTTAGCAGCAATTGGAGATGGAGAAGGAAAGATCGGATTAGGATTAGGGAAAGCAAATGGTGTACCTGATGCTATAAAGAAAGCTATCGCTTCTGCTAAAAAGAACATGGTAGAGGTTTCTTTAAAAGGAAAAACTATTCCTCATGAAATCACTGGAAAATGGGGTGCAACAAATTTATGGATGGCACCTGCATATGAAGGAACTGGAGTTATTGCTGGATCTGCAGCAAGAGAAATATTAGAACTTGTAGGAGTTCATGATATTTTAACAAAAATCAAAGGTTCTAGAAATAAGCACAACGTAGCAAGAGCTACTGTTGAAGCATTGAAAATGTTAAGATCAGCTGAACAAATAGCTGCTCAAAGAGGAAAAGAAGTTAAAGATATCTTAAGCTAG
- the rpmD gene encoding 50S ribosomal protein L30: protein MVKLRIELVKSIIGRKPNHIATVKSLGLKKMNDVVEHVETPELKGKLAQVSYLLKVEEVQA, encoded by the coding sequence ATGGTAAAGCTTAGAATAGAGCTTGTGAAAAGCATAATCGGAAGAAAGCCTAACCACATAGCAACTGTAAAGTCGCTAGGGCTTAAGAAGATGAACGATGTAGTGGAGCATGTAGAAACTCCTGAGTTAAAAGGAAAACTAGCTCAAGTTTCTTACTTACTTAAAGTAGAGGAGGTGCAAGCATAA
- the rplO gene encoding 50S ribosomal protein L15, translating to MKLNELMPSVPRKARKRVGRGESSGLGKTSGKGSNGQNSRAGGGVKTYFEGGQMPIYRRVPKRGFSNAIFKKEYALISLDLLNKFEDGAVVTPEVLFESGLVRDLKDGIKVLGNGSLDKKVTVKAHKVSGSAKAAIEAKGGSVEILEVKTFADVAGNNK from the coding sequence ATGAAATTAAATGAATTAATGCCTTCTGTACCTAGAAAAGCTAGAAAAAGAGTTGGAAGAGGAGAATCTTCTGGATTAGGAAAAACATCTGGAAAAGGAAGTAACGGACAAAACTCGAGAGCGGGTGGAGGAGTTAAAACTTATTTCGAAGGTGGACAAATGCCTATCTATAGAAGAGTTCCAAAAAGAGGTTTCTCAAATGCTATATTCAAAAAAGAATATGCTTTAATAAGCTTAGATTTATTGAATAAATTTGAAGATGGAGCAGTAGTTACTCCTGAAGTTTTATTCGAAAGTGGATTAGTAAGAGACTTAAAAGATGGAATCAAAGTGCTAGGAAATGGATCACTTGATAAAAAAGTAACTGTTAAAGCTCATAAAGTTTCTGGATCAGCTAAAGCTGCTATTGAAGCAAAAGGTGGATCTGTAGAAATACTAGAAGTTAAAACATTTGCTGATGTTGCTGGAAACAACAAATAG
- the secY gene encoding preprotein translocase subunit SecY: MTLMEKFYAKLSSIRRIPELRDRIIFTLLMFLVARVGTYIPAPGIDVDRLATMTAQSDILGYINMFSGGAFKRVSIFALGIVPYINASIVFSLLAVIIPKIEEIQKDGEAGRNRINQWTRYLTIAIAIVQGFGVCMWLQSVGLVTTPGTLFFLTTVVTLTAGTVFLMWIGEQISIKGIGNGVSLLIFLNVISGGPSSVVQTIQTMKGSKFLIPVLILIAGAAILTVAGIVIFQLGQRKIPIHYVGKGFSGKGGMGQNSYIPLKLNSAGVMPVIFASVVMMIPSVIINAIPSQYTFKTTLAMVFSQKHPVYMVVYAAVIIFFSFFYTAIVFDPEKVADNLKQGGGTIPGIRPGNETVEYLEGVVTRITWGGAFFLAIISILPYTIFTTFNLPVFFGGTGIIIVVGVAIDTVQQINAHLVMREYKGFI; encoded by the coding sequence TTGACTTTGATGGAAAAATTTTATGCAAAATTGAGTAGCATTAGGAGAATTCCTGAGCTAAGAGATAGAATTATCTTCACCTTGTTAATGTTCTTAGTTGCTAGAGTTGGAACATATATTCCAGCTCCTGGCATAGATGTAGATAGACTTGCAACTATGACAGCACAAAGTGACATATTGGGATACATTAATATGTTTTCAGGTGGAGCTTTTAAAAGAGTTTCTATCTTTGCTCTAGGTATTGTTCCTTATATTAACGCTTCAATCGTTTTCAGCCTTTTGGCTGTAATCATTCCTAAAATTGAAGAAATTCAAAAAGATGGAGAAGCAGGAAGAAACAGGATCAATCAATGGACAAGATACTTGACAATAGCTATTGCTATAGTTCAAGGTTTTGGAGTATGTATGTGGCTTCAGTCTGTAGGACTGGTTACTACACCAGGAACATTATTCTTCTTGACAACAGTAGTTACACTGACTGCAGGTACTGTTTTTCTTATGTGGATAGGAGAGCAGATATCAATAAAAGGAATTGGAAATGGGGTTTCATTACTTATTTTCTTAAATGTAATATCTGGAGGACCTTCAAGTGTTGTTCAGACTATACAAACAATGAAAGGAAGTAAATTCCTTATACCAGTACTAATCCTTATAGCAGGTGCAGCGATACTTACAGTGGCAGGGATAGTAATTTTCCAATTAGGACAAAGAAAAATACCTATTCATTATGTAGGAAAAGGATTTAGTGGAAAAGGAGGTATGGGTCAAAACTCATATATACCTTTAAAACTTAACAGTGCAGGAGTAATGCCTGTTATCTTTGCATCAGTAGTTATGATGATACCATCAGTAATTATAAATGCAATACCTTCACAATATACTTTTAAAACTACATTAGCAATGGTATTCAGTCAAAAACATCCAGTATATATGGTAGTATATGCTGCAGTTATTATATTTTTCTCATTCTTCTATACTGCTATAGTTTTCGATCCTGAAAAGGTTGCAGATAACTTAAAACAAGGTGGAGGAACAATTCCAGGAATAAGACCTGGGAATGAAACAGTTGAATATTTAGAAGGTGTTGTAACAAGGATAACTTGGGGTGGTGCTTTCTTCTTAGCGATCATATCTATACTTCCATATACAATTTTTACTACTTTTAATCTTCCTGTATTCTTTGGAGGAACTGGTATAATAATCGTAGTTGGAGTTGCTATAGATACTGTTCAGCAAATTAATGCTCATCTTGTTATGAGAGAATACAAAGGGTTTATATAA
- a CDS encoding 2-hydroxyacid dehydrogenase, whose translation MKILFYDTKPYDKEFFNKYNKGYGFDIKYLTGKLTEESADLAKGYDIISIFVNDTVDKKVIDILVECGVKLIAMRCAGYNNVSLKDIDGKIKVVRVPAYSPYSIAEYTAGMIMTLNRKIHKAYIRTREGNFSITGLMGYDLHEKTAGIIGAGKIAQILIKILKGFGMKVIAYDPYPNYEKAKELGFEFTDLDTLYKEADIISLNCPLTKETRYMINRNSMNKMKDGVMIVNTGRGMLIDTVDLIEALKDKKIGAAALDVYEEEADYFFEDYSNMVIEDDILGRLLSFNNVLVTSHQAFFTKEAVEEITRVTMENIKRFQEGKPLENEVKYIEK comes from the coding sequence ATGAAAATACTATTTTATGACACAAAACCATATGATAAGGAATTTTTTAATAAATATAATAAGGGCTATGGATTTGATATAAAATATCTGACAGGAAAATTGACTGAAGAAAGTGCTGATCTTGCAAAAGGATATGATATCATTTCTATTTTTGTTAATGATACTGTAGATAAGAAAGTAATAGATATACTTGTAGAATGTGGAGTAAAGCTTATAGCTATGAGATGTGCAGGATATAATAATGTATCTTTAAAAGATATAGATGGAAAAATAAAAGTAGTGAGAGTACCAGCTTATTCACCATATTCTATTGCAGAATATACTGCTGGAATGATAATGACATTGAATAGAAAGATTCATAAAGCATATATTCGCACAAGAGAAGGAAATTTCTCAATAACAGGACTTATGGGATATGATTTGCATGAGAAAACAGCAGGAATAATAGGAGCTGGCAAAATAGCTCAGATTTTAATAAAGATATTAAAAGGGTTTGGGATGAAAGTTATAGCTTATGATCCATATCCTAATTATGAAAAAGCAAAAGAATTAGGATTTGAATTTACTGATTTGGATACTCTATATAAAGAAGCTGATATAATATCTTTGAATTGTCCTTTAACTAAGGAAACCAGATATATGATAAATAGAAATTCTATGAATAAGATGAAAGATGGAGTAATGATAGTAAATACAGGTAGAGGAATGCTGATTGATACAGTAGATTTGATAGAGGCATTGAAAGATAAAAAAATAGGAGCTGCTGCATTAGATGTATATGAAGAAGAGGCAGATTATTTCTTTGAAGATTATTCAAATATGGTAATAGAGGATGATATTTTAGGAAGACTGCTCTCATTCAATAATGTGCTTGTAACATCACATCAGGCTTTTTTTACTAAAGAAGCAGTGGAAGAAATAACTAGAGTAACTATGGAAAATATAAAGAGATTTCAGGAAGGAAAACCTTTAGAAAATGAAGTAAAATATATAGAAAAATAA
- a CDS encoding Fur family transcriptional regulator encodes MKFSRQRELILNYVLNDDKHSTADDIYISLKANNPELSLGTVYRNLAKLVEMNLIKKVSFPNQNDRFDRNLKSHIHLICNSCKTITDIDNFDITLLENAITDKNIEIKHFDLILYGTCPNCNNKKI; translated from the coding sequence ATGAAATTTTCTAGACAAAGGGAATTAATATTAAATTATGTACTAAATGATGATAAGCATTCTACTGCTGATGATATTTATATCTCTTTAAAAGCCAATAATCCAGAACTAAGTCTAGGAACGGTATATAGAAATTTAGCTAAACTTGTAGAAATGAACTTAATAAAAAAAGTGAGTTTTCCCAATCAAAATGATAGATTTGATAGAAATTTGAAATCACATATACATTTAATTTGCAATAGTTGTAAAACAATTACTGATATTGATAATTTTGATATAACATTGTTAGAAAATGCAATAACAGATAAAAATATAGAAATAAAGCATTTCGATTTAATTTTATATGGTACCTGCCCTAACTGTAATAATAAAAAAATATAA
- a CDS encoding 6-carboxytetrahydropterin synthase — MRSVTKLNIQYAHRFLGYEGEAEYLHGHSGFLTIEVEGDVDKRTGFVYPCNGIKSIAWDYLKNFDHALIMQENDPLLPKILEVYEKQGIKEGTKTNTNMGLPIENELAKAYPECRLVVVKKVATCENLIEVFYSLLKDKLNIKKMVFASGDNCASTEF; from the coding sequence ATGAGATCAGTAACTAAGTTAAATATTCAATATGCACATCGTTTTTTAGGATATGAGGGAGAGGCAGAATATCTTCATGGACATTCTGGGTTTTTGACAATTGAAGTAGAAGGAGATGTAGATAAAAGAACAGGTTTTGTTTATCCTTGTAATGGAATAAAGTCTATAGCATGGGATTATTTAAAGAATTTTGATCATGCATTAATTATGCAAGAAAATGATCCATTACTGCCAAAAATTTTAGAAGTATATGAAAAGCAAGGAATAAAAGAAGGAACAAAAACAAATACTAATATGGGGTTACCAATAGAGAATGAATTAGCAAAAGCCTATCCAGAATGTAGATTAGTAGTTGTAAAAAAAGTGGCTACATGTGAAAATTTAATAGAAGTATTCTATTCTTTATTAAAGGATAAACTTAATATTAAAAAAATGGTATTTGCATCAGGAGATAATTGTGCATCAACTGAATTTTAA
- a CDS encoding YcxB family protein, whose translation MILNFKYARDEYVKSRRNYLFMNKTIKKLDLTLIGLLIIFTIYLFINNGVSIMPIILIILLFIVSIIFAVLYVFQPGIFYNKINKFNQQYHLEFRDNRILFKTNGINSELDWNFYEALWENDNFFYIIHSKEMYTLIPKRVFNNEMEIIEFKNLFMKYNDKKIYKKFK comes from the coding sequence ATGATACTTAACTTTAAATATGCTCGAGATGAATATGTAAAATCTAGAAGGAATTATCTTTTTATGAATAAAACAATTAAAAAACTTGATTTAACCCTAATTGGACTCCTTATAATTTTTACTATATACTTATTTATAAACAATGGGGTTTCTATAATGCCTATTATCCTTATTATACTCCTTTTTATTGTTTCTATTATCTTTGCAGTATTATACGTTTTTCAGCCTGGGATATTTTATAACAAAATTAATAAATTTAATCAACAGTATCATCTCGAATTTAGAGATAATAGGATACTATTTAAAACTAATGGTATCAATTCTGAGTTGGATTGGAATTTTTATGAAGCTCTATGGGAAAATGATAATTTCTTTTACATAATTCATTCAAAAGAGATGTATACTTTAATTCCAAAAAGAGTTTTTAATAATGAGATGGAAATAATAGAATTCAAAAATTTATTTATGAAGTACAATGATAAGAAGATATATAAAAAATTTAAATAA
- a CDS encoding adenylate kinase, translating into MNIMLFGAPGAGKGTQAKFLIEKYGIPQISTGDILRAAIKEGTTMGLEAKKFMDDGKLVPDSTIIGIIKDRLSEDDCKKGFILDGFPRTLAQAEALEVLMKEMNIKLDKVISLNVPDELILGRIVGRKVCPVCGASFHVKFNPPKIEGKCDLCGADLITRKDDNAETVTKRLNEYHSQTAPLFDFYQSRGILVDIDGTKKMEDITKEIFDILG; encoded by the coding sequence ATGAATATTATGTTATTTGGAGCACCAGGTGCAGGAAAAGGAACACAGGCTAAATTCCTTATTGAAAAATATGGAATTCCTCAAATTTCTACTGGAGATATATTGAGAGCTGCTATAAAAGAAGGAACTACTATGGGGCTTGAAGCAAAAAAATTCATGGATGATGGAAAATTAGTTCCAGATTCAACAATCATTGGTATTATTAAAGACAGATTATCAGAAGATGACTGTAAAAAAGGGTTTATACTTGATGGATTTCCAAGAACATTAGCTCAAGCTGAAGCTTTAGAAGTTCTAATGAAAGAAATGAATATCAAATTAGATAAAGTTATTTCTTTAAATGTACCAGATGAACTTATACTTGGAAGAATTGTTGGAAGAAAAGTATGTCCAGTATGTGGAGCTTCATTCCATGTTAAATTCAATCCACCAAAAATAGAAGGGAAATGTGATCTTTGTGGAGCAGATTTAATTACAAGAAAAGATGATAATGCAGAAACTGTAACAAAAAGATTGAATGAATATCATTCTCAGACAGCTCCATTATTTGATTTCTATCAATCAAGAGGGATACTTGTTGATATAGATGGAACTAAAAAAATGGAAGATATAACAAAAGAGATATTTGATATTCTAGGATAG
- the map gene encoding type I methionyl aminopeptidase produces MSLIKSLEDIEQIKKSNQIIARLYRDVLPKYIKAGISTKEINEIVEDYIRSQGARPACIGVEGLYAPFPAGTCISVNEEVVHGIPGDRILQEGDIVSIDTVTELNGFYGDSAITFPVGEIDEESRRLLEVTEKSREIGIEMAVAGNRIGDIGHAVQSYVEKNGFTVVKDFAGHGVGHDIHEDPIIANFGRKGRGIKIENGMVLAIEPMVNVGTYKINVKEDGWTIVTKDGKRSAHFEHSVAIVDGKPIILSEID; encoded by the coding sequence ATGTCGCTTATAAAAAGTTTAGAAGATATAGAGCAGATAAAAAAATCTAATCAGATTATAGCAAGACTGTATAGAGATGTTCTGCCCAAATATATCAAAGCAGGTATATCTACTAAAGAGATAAATGAAATAGTAGAAGATTACATAAGATCACAGGGAGCTAGACCTGCATGTATTGGAGTAGAAGGATTATATGCTCCCTTTCCAGCAGGAACTTGTATATCTGTCAATGAAGAGGTTGTTCATGGAATACCAGGAGATAGAATTCTTCAAGAGGGAGATATAGTAAGTATAGATACAGTTACTGAGTTGAATGGATTTTATGGGGATTCAGCAATAACATTTCCAGTGGGAGAAATAGACGAAGAATCTAGAAGACTTTTGGAGGTTACTGAAAAATCAAGAGAGATAGGAATTGAAATGGCTGTAGCTGGTAATAGAATAGGAGATATCGGGCATGCTGTTCAGAGTTATGTAGAAAAAAATGGTTTCACAGTAGTGAAAGATTTTGCTGGACATGGAGTGGGACATGATATACATGAAGATCCTATAATTGCCAACTTTGGAAGAAAAGGTAGAGGAATCAAAATTGAAAATGGAATGGTTCTTGCAATAGAGCCAATGGTCAATGTAGGTACATACAAAATCAATGTAAAAGAGGATGGATGGACAATAGTAACTAAAGATGGAAAAAGGTCTGCGCATTTCGAACACTCAGTAGCAATCGTTGATGGAAAACCGATTATATTAAGTGAGATAGATTAA
- the infA gene encoding translation initiation factor IF-1 — MSKKDVIELEGTILEALPNAMFKVELENGHTILGHISGKMRMNYIKILPGDGVTVQISPYDLSRGRIVYRKKN; from the coding sequence ATGTCGAAAAAAGATGTTATCGAATTAGAAGGTACTATTTTAGAGGCCCTTCCAAATGCAATGTTTAAAGTTGAATTAGAAAATGGGCATACTATTTTAGGCCACATTTCTGGTAAGATGAGAATGAATTATATTAAAATTTTACCTGGAGATGGAGTAACTGTACAAATCTCTCCTTATGACTTGTCAAGGGGTAGAATCGTATACAGGAAAAAAAATTAA
- the rpmJ gene encoding 50S ribosomal protein L36: protein MKVRVSVKPICDKCKVIKRHGKVRVICDNPKHKQVQG, encoded by the coding sequence ATGAAAGTAAGAGTATCAGTTAAACCTATTTGTGACAAGTGCAAAGTTATCAAAAGACATGGAAAAGTAAGAGTGATTTGTGACAATCCTAAACACAAACAAGTTCAAGGGTAA
- the rpsM gene encoding 30S ribosomal protein S13 codes for MARIAGVDIPRNKRVEIALTYIYGIGKPTSQRILTEAGVNFDTRVKDLTEEEVNKIRAIIETVKVEGDLRKDVRLSIKRLMDIKCYRGLRHKMNLPVRGQSSKTNARTVKGPKKPIKR; via the coding sequence TTGGCTAGAATAGCAGGAGTAGATATCCCAAGAAATAAGAGAGTTGAGATAGCTTTAACTTACATTTACGGAATTGGAAAACCAACTTCACAAAGAATATTGACTGAAGCTGGAGTTAACTTTGACACAAGAGTGAAAGATTTAACTGAAGAAGAAGTAAATAAGATCAGAGCCATTATAGAAACTGTTAAGGTAGAGGGAGATCTTAGAAAAGATGTAAGACTTTCTATTAAAAGACTTATGGATATCAAATGTTACAGAGGATTAAGACACAAAATGAATCTACCTGTAAGAGGACAAAGTTCAAAAACTAATGCAAGAACTGTTAAAGGTCCTAAAAAACCAATCAAAAGATAA
- the rpsK gene encoding 30S ribosomal protein S11, which produces MAKKKVAKIKKKLKNIPNGVAHIHSTFNNTIVAITDAEGKVVSWRSGGTSGFKGTKKGTPFAAQIAAEQAANIAMENGMKKVEVKVKGPGSGREACIRSLQAAGLEVTKITDVTPVPHNGCRPPKRRRV; this is translated from the coding sequence TTGGCTAAAAAGAAAGTAGCTAAGATTAAAAAGAAATTGAAAAATATTCCTAACGGAGTTGCCCATATACATTCAACTTTTAACAACACAATAGTTGCTATTACTGATGCAGAAGGGAAAGTTGTAAGTTGGAGATCAGGAGGAACTTCTGGTTTCAAAGGAACTAAGAAAGGAACTCCATTTGCAGCTCAAATTGCAGCTGAACAAGCAGCAAACATAGCTATGGAAAATGGGATGAAAAAAGTAGAAGTTAAAGTGAAAGGTCCAGGTTCTGGAAGAGAAGCTTGTATCAGATCTTTACAAGCAGCTGGATTAGAAGTAACAAAAATTACTGATGTTACTCCAGTTCCACACAATGGTTGTAGACCACCAAAAAGAAGAAGAGTGTAG
- the rpsD gene encoding 30S ribosomal protein S4: MARNRQPVLKKCRALGIDPVVLGVNKSSKRGPRPNANKKPTEYAIQLREKQKAKFIYNVMEKQFRKIYEEAARKLGVTGLTLIEYLERRLENVVYRLGFAKTRRQARQVVSHGHVAVNGRRVNIASYRVKVGDVVSVIENSKNLDIIKTAVEDSRVPAWLELDKAAFSGKVIQNPTKDDLDFDLNESLIVEFYSR; encoded by the coding sequence ATGGCAAGAAATAGACAGCCTGTATTGAAGAAATGTAGAGCTCTAGGAATTGATCCAGTAGTTTTAGGAGTGAATAAATCTTCTAAAAGAGGGCCAAGACCAAACGCTAACAAAAAACCTACAGAGTACGCAATTCAATTAAGAGAAAAACAAAAAGCTAAATTTATATATAACGTAATGGAAAAACAATTTAGAAAAATATACGAGGAAGCAGCTAGAAAACTTGGAGTTACTGGTTTGACTTTAATCGAATACTTAGAAAGAAGACTTGAAAATGTAGTTTACAGACTTGGATTTGCAAAAACTAGAAGACAAGCTAGACAAGTTGTGTCTCATGGACATGTAGCTGTAAACGGAAGAAGAGTTAACATTGCTTCTTACAGAGTAAAAGTAGGAGATGTTGTATCTGTTATAGAAAATTCTAAAAACTTAGACATCATCAAAACTGCTGTTGAAGATTCAAGAGTTCCAGCTTGGCTAGAACTTGATAAAGCAGCATTCTCTGGTAAAGTTATTCAAAATCCAACTAAAGATGATTTAGATTTTGATCTAAATGAATCATTAATAGTTGAATTCTACTCTAGATAA